Proteins from a single region of Haloarcula laminariae:
- a CDS encoding DUF7544 domain-containing protein has translation MSLHAIDDIGDAIDATKSLLLPFAARTWLKLAVVVFFIGGGGGGFNGLQNAGNFGGQDQPTDGGAGQPVFDGGAPTTVDGVMSAISPELLVILGVVFLLVLVFGLLSNFMEFVFVESLVSREVHIRRYLRENVGNALRLFGFRLVVSLVSLLLVVGFLYTVFVTAFGGNFDNVTTTALFSVLPVAIAFFVVLGILQGLITGFTTVFVVPMMLTGDRGVVGSWKRLLGSMRRNVKQYLAYLAFSIVLGIGVGIISSIASVIATLLLAIPFVLLGAVAWFGLGGGTIALALLAIAVVAFVLVLLLATTLIQVPLQAFLRYYAMLVLGDIEEPLDPLPEVRADIRPDEPDGAASEPI, from the coding sequence ATGTCCCTCCACGCGATTGACGATATCGGCGACGCGATAGACGCGACGAAGTCGCTCCTGTTACCATTTGCCGCCCGAACCTGGCTCAAACTGGCAGTCGTCGTCTTCTTCATCGGCGGCGGTGGCGGCGGGTTCAACGGGCTCCAGAACGCCGGGAACTTCGGCGGGCAGGACCAGCCGACCGACGGCGGGGCCGGCCAGCCGGTCTTCGACGGCGGAGCCCCGACGACGGTCGACGGGGTGATGAGTGCAATCAGCCCCGAGCTCCTCGTCATCCTCGGTGTCGTCTTCCTGCTCGTGTTGGTCTTCGGGCTCCTGAGCAACTTCATGGAGTTCGTCTTCGTCGAGTCGCTCGTCTCCCGCGAGGTCCATATCCGCCGGTACCTCCGCGAGAACGTCGGCAACGCCCTCCGGCTGTTCGGGTTCCGGCTGGTGGTCTCTCTGGTCTCGCTCCTGCTCGTCGTCGGGTTCCTCTACACCGTCTTCGTCACCGCCTTCGGCGGGAATTTCGACAACGTCACGACCACGGCGCTGTTCAGTGTCCTCCCCGTCGCTATCGCCTTCTTCGTCGTCCTCGGCATCCTCCAGGGGCTCATCACCGGCTTTACCACCGTCTTCGTCGTTCCGATGATGCTCACGGGCGACCGGGGAGTCGTCGGGAGCTGGAAGCGCCTCCTGGGGTCGATGCGGCGGAACGTCAAGCAGTATCTGGCCTATCTCGCCTTCTCCATCGTCCTGGGTATCGGCGTCGGTATCATCAGCAGCATCGCGAGCGTCATCGCCACGTTGCTCCTGGCCATCCCGTTCGTATTGCTGGGCGCCGTCGCCTGGTTCGGGCTCGGCGGCGGCACCATCGCGCTGGCGCTGCTCGCTATCGCCGTCGTGGCGTTTGTCCTCGTCCTGCTGCTTGCGACGACCCTCATCCAGGTGCCGCTGCAGGCGTTCCTGCGCTACTACGCGATGCTCGTGCTGGGCGATATCGAGGAGCCGCTGGACCCGCTTCCAGAAGTCCGTGCGGACATCCGTCCGGACGAGCCCGACGGGGCGGCGTCCGAACCTATCTGA
- a CDS encoding DUF5790 family protein codes for MSQTSLDDDELFGEAATEMRSDVEASLAAARGALPEADAVWDVEADNTLGVLNALKTALDVGDAEDHLRDAKKWYTMGERADAFEDAADLAEEIETVAALIEDVEDAREQVGDLTATIPQLRSTLEEFEEEAADAEADADAEEAEA; via the coding sequence ATGAGTCAGACCAGTCTGGACGACGACGAGCTGTTCGGCGAGGCCGCAACCGAGATGCGAAGCGACGTCGAGGCGTCCCTCGCGGCGGCCCGCGGGGCGCTCCCCGAGGCCGACGCCGTCTGGGACGTGGAGGCCGACAACACGCTTGGCGTGCTCAACGCGCTCAAGACGGCCCTGGACGTCGGCGACGCCGAGGACCACCTGCGGGACGCCAAGAAGTGGTACACCATGGGCGAACGCGCCGACGCCTTCGAGGACGCCGCCGACCTCGCCGAGGAAATAGAGACCGTCGCGGCCCTCATCGAGGACGTCGAGGACGCCCGCGAGCAGGTGGGCGACCTCACCGCGACGATTCCCCAGCTACGCAGTACGCTGGAGGAGTTCGAGGAGGAGGCGGCCGACGCGGAGGCCGACGCGGACGCCGAAGAGGCCGAAGCGTAG
- a CDS encoding NAD(P)-dependent oxidoreductase, producing the protein MNVLLLGASGRIGQRTAAELLSRGHAVTGVSRSGTVEGIDDDEFVAVAGDATDPDDVARLAAGHDAVVSALGPGEDEPAEVLTEMIDAVIEGLRRAAVDRLVWTGGAGGLRVGPETLLIETDDFPEEWVPVARAAIDAYDRLSEVEDIEWTYVAPAALIEPGERTGEYRTADRELVADDDGDSYISMEDFAIALVDELEEANAVYTYLGTGY; encoded by the coding sequence ATGAACGTACTGCTACTCGGTGCGAGCGGACGAATCGGACAGCGAACTGCCGCCGAACTCCTCTCCCGTGGCCACGCCGTCACGGGCGTCTCCCGGAGCGGCACAGTCGAGGGAATCGACGACGACGAGTTCGTCGCCGTCGCCGGGGACGCGACCGACCCCGACGACGTAGCGAGGCTCGCCGCGGGCCACGACGCCGTGGTTTCGGCCCTCGGTCCGGGCGAGGACGAACCGGCCGAGGTGCTCACGGAGATGATAGACGCCGTAATCGAGGGGCTCCGGCGCGCGGCCGTCGACAGGCTCGTCTGGACCGGCGGAGCGGGCGGACTCAGGGTGGGCCCGGAGACGCTGCTCATCGAAACGGACGACTTCCCCGAGGAGTGGGTGCCGGTCGCCCGCGCGGCCATCGACGCGTACGACCGCCTCAGCGAGGTCGAAGACATCGAATGGACGTACGTCGCGCCCGCCGCACTCATCGAGCCCGGCGAGCGGACCGGCGAGTACCGGACCGCCGACCGCGAGCTCGTGGCCGACGACGACGGCGACAGCTACATCTCGATGGAGGACTTCGCCATCGCGCTCGTGGACGAACTCGAGGAGGCAAACGCCGTCTACACCTACCTCGGGACCGGCTACTGA
- a CDS encoding creatininase family protein — protein MHLRDATWPDAEAAETDLALLPVGSTEQHGPHAPLGTDSLTARAVADAAEAAYDGEVVVAPTIQVGVAEEHRDFSGTLWVSEDTFRDYVRETVDSLAHHGWTRVVVVNGHGGNVDPLREVCARITRHDDADAWAFTWFDAVDAPDMGHGGPVETSLLQAVRPDLVREDRLDEAAAEGADGWGEWVSGVNLAYDSSEFSENGCVGDPGDGSAQRGEALLDEATAALATLLDRVTER, from the coding sequence ATGCACTTGCGCGATGCCACGTGGCCCGACGCCGAGGCCGCGGAGACCGACCTCGCCTTGCTCCCGGTCGGCAGCACCGAACAACACGGGCCACACGCCCCGCTGGGAACCGACTCGCTGACCGCACGGGCGGTCGCCGACGCCGCCGAAGCCGCCTACGACGGCGAGGTCGTCGTCGCTCCGACGATTCAGGTCGGCGTCGCGGAGGAACACCGCGATTTTTCGGGGACGCTGTGGGTCAGCGAGGACACCTTCCGCGACTACGTCCGCGAGACCGTCGACAGCCTCGCCCACCACGGCTGGACCCGCGTGGTCGTCGTCAACGGCCACGGCGGCAACGTCGACCCGCTGCGGGAGGTCTGTGCCCGCATCACCCGCCACGACGACGCCGACGCGTGGGCCTTCACCTGGTTCGACGCCGTCGATGCGCCCGACATGGGCCACGGCGGACCCGTCGAGACGAGCCTCCTGCAAGCGGTACGGCCCGACCTGGTCCGCGAGGACCGCCTCGACGAGGCCGCCGCCGAGGGTGCCGACGGCTGGGGGGAGTGGGTCAGCGGCGTGAACCTGGCCTACGACAGTAGCGAGTTCAGCGAGAACGGCTGTGTGGGCGACCCCGGAGACGGGAGCGCCCAGCGGGGGGAGGCGCTGCTGGACGAAGCGACGGCGGCGCTGGCGACGCTGCTCGACCGCGTGACCGAGCGGTGA